From Coffea arabica cultivar ET-39 chromosome 10e, Coffea Arabica ET-39 HiFi, whole genome shotgun sequence, one genomic window encodes:
- the LOC140015385 gene encoding heavy metal-associated isoprenylated plant protein 24-like, with protein MGVAGTLEYLADLISSRTAKKKKITNTVALKVRMDCEGCARKVKKALKGVKGAKKVDVDLKQQKATVTGFVDAKKVLEAARATKKKVEPWPYVPYTLIAHPYAAGVYDKKAPPNFVRKTDEPGVATLNPVEEQFLMFNDENPNACSIM; from the exons atgggagttGCAGGCACTTTGGAGTACTTGGCTGATTTGATTAGCAGCAGAAcagccaagaagaagaaaataacgAATACTGTTGCCCTCAAGGTCAGGATGGATTGTGAAGGCTGTGCACGTAAAGTTAAGAAGGCTCTGAAAGGAGTTAAAG GAGCGAAAAAGGTGGACGTGGATTTGAAGCAGCAGAAGGCGACAGTAACAGGTTTTGTTGATGCAAAGAAAGTGTTGGAGGCAGCTCGAGCAACTAAGAAAAAAGTTGAACCATGGCCATATGTGCCTTATACTCTGATCGCTCATCCTTATGCTGCTGGAGTCTATGATAAGAAGGCACCTCCAAATTTTGTGAGGAAAACTGATGAACCTGGTGTTGCAACATTAAACCCTGTGGAAGAACAGTTTCTTATGTTCAATGATGAAAATCCTAACGCATGCTCAATTATGTAA